Genomic window (Dehalococcoidia bacterium):
TCACGTTTTCCGCCGTGTCACCCTCGGTTTCGACTCCGAAGAGGTCGGCCAGGCGGGCCAAAGGGGCGCGTCCGCTGGCGTACAGGCCGCCGCCGTCTTCGACGAACCGTCGCAGCGCCTGCGCCTCTTCATCATCGAGGAACAGCAACTCCGGGAGGACGATGACGCGGTACTTCGACGTGTCGGCGAGGTTGTTCTTGCTGATGACGCCGAAGGGGATATGGGCTTCGCGCAGGCTCCGTGCCGCGCCTAACGCCGCATCGAGGTGGGGCACCCTCCAGCCGGCGGCGGTCACCCGCTTGCCGTTGTCGTCGAAGTCCATCTTCGAGTCGAGGCTGAAGTAGACGGCAACGTCCTGGCAGAGGTCGCCGCCGAGGAAGGGCTCGTACTCGCGGGAACGGGAGAATATCTCGCCCATCGTCTCGTAGACGCGCGGGTTCAGGGTCCCGACGGGGTCGATGGCATCGATGAAGAAGAAGGCGCCGTTGTGGGCCATAGCCAGGTAAGCGTGGACCTCCAGCATCTCTTTGGACTTAGCCGTAGTGTGGTCGCGCAGGCTGGGGTAGCAGCGGGAGGTCATGAACTCGAACGGCTTGTTGGGGGTGATGCTGTCGTACAGCTTGCAGATGAGGGACTGCTGCGCGAAACCGCCGTAGAGGTCGCCGCCGATGTAGTCGTTGTGCTCGCGCAGCGCCAGCGTCGTGCCGATGACGCTGCTCTGGGTGAGGGGCGCCGAGTTGTGCTCGACCGTTATTTCCGGCCGACATCGCCGCGCGGTGTTGGTGGCGAAGGCTGCGAACTCCACCAGCCACTCCTCGCGTTTCTTCTGGAACGTCAGCCAGCGGTCGTCTTCCCAGTTGATGACGTCCGGCATGTCGCCGCCGACTTCGGACTCGAAGCGGGCGCGGCAGGCGGGGCAATAGCAGACACCGGGCCAGAACGTCATGTCGAAGAAGATGCCCTCGAAGCGGTAGGCGGCGAGGAGCTCCTCGACCTGCGCGGTCACAAACGCCCTGTAGTCGACGTTGTTGGGGCAGCAGACGCCGTAGCGGCCCGCCCTTCCGCCGCGCTCCCTGGACGGCTTCCCGTCGACGTCGAGGATGCGCCAGGAGGGGTTATTGTCGTAGGCCCAGTTGTTGAAGATGAGGCTGTAGTAGGCGATCACATCGATCCCTTCGCGATGGCAGAGGTCGGTGATTTCGCCCAGTACGTCCCTGCCGCGCAGGCCCCGGTGCATCTGCCCTGTCTTCGTCGGCCAGTAGCAGTAGCCGACGTGCGAGTTGGCGTAGACCATAGCTGACTTGACGTTGGCGGTCTTCAGCAGCTCGACGTAGGTCTGCGGGTCGAGTTTCGAGAGGAAGCTGTCGTCCCAATCGTCGATGTGCATGTCGACGAGGTTGCGCCGGTAGCTCTTCGTGAACCATTTGCCTTCCATGGAACTCCTTTCTATCGGGGGCCTGGTTGCCTTCGCGAGTATAGCAGGGAAGGGACCGAGACCAAAACAGGGGACAGCCGGTCGGTGAGCCGGATAACCAGTCACCGAATAGGAATGGATAAACGGGTGAGGTGGCGAGTGGCGCAGCAGTGGGAGGGTCGGGCCCGGCCCGATCTATCGGCTGCAGGACGGAGTCCCGCAGCCAGAGTTGGAACCGGTCTTCCTGCTGAAGCGTCGTTCAGCCGCAAGCCTGCCCGGCCGGCAGGCGGGCAAGCACCGTTCGTCTGCTGAAGCGACGTTTGGCGCAAGCATCTCTCGTGTTGTACCGGAGCGGCCCCGCGACGGCTTCGCCTTGTCAGGGTGAGGCTTTGTATGTTAAGAAGGAGTTGTTCGTGGCACCACGAAAGGTGTTCTGCGGTCGCCTTCAGGGAGGGTGAAGGTGTTCAAGAAGCTCCTTATCGCCAACCGTGGCGAGATCGCTTTACGAGTGATGCGCACCTGCCGTGAGATGGGCATCTCCTGCGTCGCGGTTTACTCCGACGTCGACCGTGCGGCCCTCCACGTCCGTTACGCTGACGAAGCGTACCTGCTGGGTTCCGGCGCGCCGAAAGAGAGCTACCTCAACATCGAACGCATCGTCGAGATCGCGCGGAGGTGCGGCGCCGAGGCCATCCACCCCGGGTACGGCTTTCTTGCGGAGAACGCCGCCTTTGTCGACGCGTGCAACGAGAACGGCATCGTCTTCATCGGGCCATCTTCCGAGACGAT
Coding sequences:
- a CDS encoding alpha-L-fucosidase; amino-acid sequence: MEGKWFTKSYRRNLVDMHIDDWDDSFLSKLDPQTYVELLKTANVKSAMVYANSHVGYCYWPTKTGQMHRGLRGRDVLGEITDLCHREGIDVIAYYSLIFNNWAYDNNPSWRILDVDGKPSRERGGRAGRYGVCCPNNVDYRAFVTAQVEELLAAYRFEGIFFDMTFWPGVCYCPACRARFESEVGGDMPDVINWEDDRWLTFQKKREEWLVEFAAFATNTARRCRPEITVEHNSAPLTQSSVIGTTLALREHNDYIGGDLYGGFAQQSLICKLYDSITPNKPFEFMTSRCYPSLRDHTTAKSKEMLEVHAYLAMAHNGAFFFIDAIDPVGTLNPRVYETMGEIFSRSREYEPFLGGDLCQDVAVYFSLDSKMDFDDNGKRVTAAGWRVPHLDAALGAARSLREAHIPFGVISKNNLADTSKYRVIVLPELLFLDDEEAQALRRFVEDGGGLYASGRAPLARLADLFGVETEGDTAENVTYMSPTESGRSLFPGIEPAFPLSIFRPQVKARAHNSDDVAATLTLPYTDPSDGSRLASIHSNPPGIATDYASLVRRRAGKGRVAWAAAPIEAADQPPHKQAFVQIVRSLAAQPFSFDADAPPAVEVTLSHQPERKRYLVSLINEQELLPPVPAHNLKVRVKLDGKTLQRAALLPAEQPLSWRREGDYAEVEFPELNIFHMALLAYA